In one Drosophila gunungcola strain Sukarami chromosome 2R unlocalized genomic scaffold, Dgunungcola_SK_2 000004F, whole genome shotgun sequence genomic region, the following are encoded:
- the LOC128254171 gene encoding uncharacterized protein LOC128254171 isoform X1 → MATVACVRCAQQKQQQQQQQNGAQAQQQRRNSPRILHIYCAWALITLLAASSAAMVQSAAVFGDLLSHPTFKPLCSAQHEHFIESEGKESSLIIELKPGSYGAENPSCSRILSAPPNYGFIVRLILPKLRHSPPLDAATTRSPPTNIMAAVAGSSNSSKLRRTAKSGGVMESSVPLNSTKGIVSSTNSRVVGRTCPLNIFSSLDPHTPQWRVDPCQLEDTASEMEDPVRLFHGRVKIVWEHGKHSLRSKLMVTVLGKGEQCKDGSKHQCLKIGDEPILCISKELACDGIRHCPYSNEYDSDEDYELCSKQHRPGAGHLPAGLESDLFEQFALEVFRNLFANDAPTAPEDLPRNGSDGGAGGSDNSTATSTTTLRKVHTKDMKKPGGDGSPNSIGPSLSTEGELQRPENDTAEMGAGTGAGSGFTRRNSTRSGLHSDLSKYGPWGYLMLGMLLCGGALLICGLWASASQHAVNNEREAALAAANGGAGGGQDHLGATSPPNYEELDPPPAYSVLFPNQKAASSTTLNLDAAAASTTTAAAAAAAAAAAAAATALSGATPRDTPQQQQQQQQQQQEQPTN, encoded by the exons ATGGCGACCGTCGCCTGCGTTCGCTGCgcccaacaaaaacaacagcaacaacaacagcaaaatggggcgcaggcgcagcagcagcgacgcAACAGCCCGCGGATTCTGCACATTTACTGCGCGTGGGCGTTGATCACTCTTTTGGCCGCCAGTTCCGCCGCCATGGTCCAAAGTGCAGCGGTCTTTG GTGATCTGCTGTCCCATCCCACTTTCAAGCCACTTTGCAGTGCCCAGCACGAGCACTTCATCGAGAGCGAAGGCAAAGAATCTAGTCTCATCATCGAACTGAAGCCGGGCTCGTATGGAGCGGAGAATCCCTCCTGTTCCCGCATCCTCAGTGCCCCGCCCAACTATGGCTTCATAGTGCGCCTTATCCTGCCCAAATTGCGGCACAGCCCGCCTCTGGATGCGGCCACCACCAGGAGTCCGCCCACGAACATCATGGCCGCAGTGGCAGGGAgcagcaactcatccaaactCCGGCGCACTGCCAAATCCGGCGGAGTGATGGAGTCCTCCGTCCCGCTAAACTCAACGAAGGGCATCGTCTCATCCACAAATTCCCGGGTTGTGGGACGCACCTGCCCCCTGAACATT TTCAGCTCGCTGGACCCGCACACGCCCCAGTGGCGAGTGGATCCCTGCCAGCTGGAGGACACCGCCTCGGAGATGGAGGACCCGGTGAGGCTCTTCCACGGTCGCGTCAAGATCGTCTGGGAGCACGGCAAGCACTCGCTGCGCTCCAAGCTGATGGTCACGGTTCTGGGCAAGGGCGAGCAGTGCAAGGATGGCAGCAAGCATCAGTGCTTGAAGATCGG CGATGAGCCCATTCTGTGCATCTCCAAGGAGCTGGCCTGCGACGGGATCCGGCATTGTCCTTATAGCAACGAGTACGACAGCGATGAGGACTACGAGCTGTGCTCGAAGCAGCATCGCCCGGGAGCTGGCCACCTGCCCGCAGGCCTGGAGTCGGATCTCTTCGAGCAGTTCGCCCTGGAAGTGTTCCGTAATCTGTTTGCCAACGATGCGCCCACGGCACCGGAGGATTTGCCGCGCAACGGCAGCGATGGAGGAGCCGGCGGCTCGGATAACTCGACGGCCACGTCGACGACCACGTTGCGCAAAGTGCACACCAAAGACATGAAGAAGCCGGGCGGCGATGGTTCGCCCAACTCCATTGGGCCCAGTTTGTCGACGGAGGGAGAGCTGCAGCGGCCGGAGAACGATACGGCTGAGATGGGAGCGGGCACGGGAGCGGGAAGTGGCTTCACCCGCCGCAACTCGACGCGATCCGGCCTGCACTCGGACCTCTCGAAGTACGGGCCGTGGGGCTACCTGATGCTCGGCATGCTCCTGTGCGGCGGAGCCCTGCTCATCTGCGGCCTCTGGG CCTCCGCATCGCAGCATGCGGTCAACAATGAGCGGGAGGCGGCGCTGGCCGCTGCCAATGGAGGAGCAGGTGGTGGCCAGGACCACCTGGGCGCCACCTCGCCGCCGAATTACGAGGAGCTGGACCCACCGCCGGCCTATTCGGTGCTCTTTCCCAACCAAAAGGCGGCCAGCAGCACCACCCTGAATCTGGAT
- the LOC128254171 gene encoding uncharacterized protein LOC128254171 isoform X2 — translation MATVACVRCAQQKQQQQQQQNGAQAQQQRRNSPRILHIYCAWALITLLAASSAAMVQSAAVFGDLLSHPTFKPLCSAQHEHFIESEGKESSLIIELKPGSYGAENPSCSRILSAPPNYGFIVRLILPKLRHSPPLDAATTRSPPTNIMAAVAGSSNSSKLRRTAKSGGVMESSVPLNSTKGIVSSTNSRVVGRTCPLNIFSSLDPHTPQWRVDPCQLEDTASEMEDPVRLFHGRVKIVWEHGKHSLRSKLMVTVLGKGEQCKDGSKHQCLKIGDEPILCISKELACDGIRHCPYSNEYDSDEDYELCSKQHRPGAGHLPAGLESDLFEQFALEVFRNLFANDAPTAPEDLPRNGSDGGAGGSDNSTATSTTTLRKVHTKDMKKPGGDGSPNSIGPSLSTEGELQRPENDTAEMGAGTGAGSGFTRRNSTRSGLHSDLSKYGPWGYLMLGMLLCGGALLICGLWGTFIAP, via the exons ATGGCGACCGTCGCCTGCGTTCGCTGCgcccaacaaaaacaacagcaacaacaacagcaaaatggggcgcaggcgcagcagcagcgacgcAACAGCCCGCGGATTCTGCACATTTACTGCGCGTGGGCGTTGATCACTCTTTTGGCCGCCAGTTCCGCCGCCATGGTCCAAAGTGCAGCGGTCTTTG GTGATCTGCTGTCCCATCCCACTTTCAAGCCACTTTGCAGTGCCCAGCACGAGCACTTCATCGAGAGCGAAGGCAAAGAATCTAGTCTCATCATCGAACTGAAGCCGGGCTCGTATGGAGCGGAGAATCCCTCCTGTTCCCGCATCCTCAGTGCCCCGCCCAACTATGGCTTCATAGTGCGCCTTATCCTGCCCAAATTGCGGCACAGCCCGCCTCTGGATGCGGCCACCACCAGGAGTCCGCCCACGAACATCATGGCCGCAGTGGCAGGGAgcagcaactcatccaaactCCGGCGCACTGCCAAATCCGGCGGAGTGATGGAGTCCTCCGTCCCGCTAAACTCAACGAAGGGCATCGTCTCATCCACAAATTCCCGGGTTGTGGGACGCACCTGCCCCCTGAACATT TTCAGCTCGCTGGACCCGCACACGCCCCAGTGGCGAGTGGATCCCTGCCAGCTGGAGGACACCGCCTCGGAGATGGAGGACCCGGTGAGGCTCTTCCACGGTCGCGTCAAGATCGTCTGGGAGCACGGCAAGCACTCGCTGCGCTCCAAGCTGATGGTCACGGTTCTGGGCAAGGGCGAGCAGTGCAAGGATGGCAGCAAGCATCAGTGCTTGAAGATCGG CGATGAGCCCATTCTGTGCATCTCCAAGGAGCTGGCCTGCGACGGGATCCGGCATTGTCCTTATAGCAACGAGTACGACAGCGATGAGGACTACGAGCTGTGCTCGAAGCAGCATCGCCCGGGAGCTGGCCACCTGCCCGCAGGCCTGGAGTCGGATCTCTTCGAGCAGTTCGCCCTGGAAGTGTTCCGTAATCTGTTTGCCAACGATGCGCCCACGGCACCGGAGGATTTGCCGCGCAACGGCAGCGATGGAGGAGCCGGCGGCTCGGATAACTCGACGGCCACGTCGACGACCACGTTGCGCAAAGTGCACACCAAAGACATGAAGAAGCCGGGCGGCGATGGTTCGCCCAACTCCATTGGGCCCAGTTTGTCGACGGAGGGAGAGCTGCAGCGGCCGGAGAACGATACGGCTGAGATGGGAGCGGGCACGGGAGCGGGAAGTGGCTTCACCCGCCGCAACTCGACGCGATCCGGCCTGCACTCGGACCTCTCGAAGTACGGGCCGTGGGGCTACCTGATGCTCGGCATGCTCCTGTGCGGCGGAGCCCTGCTCATCTGCGGCCTCTGGGGTACGTTTATTGCACCATAG
- the LOC128254163 gene encoding LOW QUALITY PROTEIN: nuclear factor of activated T-cells 5 (The sequence of the model RefSeq protein was modified relative to this genomic sequence to represent the inferred CDS: inserted 1 base in 1 codon; deleted 1 base in 1 codon), whose translation MRTLPYLLALALLVIGATATASSSSSSTTSTTTSAKPKIESKPKAEPEKPTKQPSPSASPSSKATTTTTSTTRQSKALKPGENRGKRTLYDFGNAGYLYPEVASRRAGYVDNTASYYPQTGYYNAQNAIAQYPGNFGLAYAQYPQYLEAPEPIIEIIIKDANETLAEEPAQPIVTKXKKKKEKVHVFYVNYKKDQNNKLHLESPIASLNNDDNEEEEEEEEEVIQYPVTPLPPVKSTTLRTIIHPDSEKFHSNSGIHVSFGAENQHQTGHILEEHDAESIQRQVVALPPSVSAKSEGGYLGNTRADYGRESNFGRAPGPISNLLFGSNYQQQSPLNFQQQQQQQQQQQLPTQHGNNYFRPPAALVGPPPSYPKPAAQVQQQVQQQHRPSITQQQLPSTSSQTIFNKLVQQSQYYINHNQQYPQQQHHQQQQQHHQQQHQQQHQQHQQQHQQHQQAPQQHLQQAPQQHLQQAPQQQQYQKPPHKQVQVPFFPTIPPKSVTPAPYQPVKFRPTPAPVPQPKPLPLPVKLDNVNYQQQQQQHYQPQQQQKLPHQQQSYQFVRQPQFVQQPQFVVRSPTPLPEYYSQQKQQAQQQHAQQQNHQSALNYFDIKPSKETELLKSIPKFEQHITETVQNPIAPAQQPQQQYQQQHQQFAYSSTRNEVIHDVPAPNLGPTAQQPISGHYITAGSSNGQHSQSHFTSFPSEAPSQPPVYAESTHGQKVMVVTPVPPSANYVTYSQYSQAANEPVVHVNAQSAALQAQASTNFAQQPRQPATSLISAPASSDNSPFSVSTFHSDVFKELEQRNKKEKQQVQAPKIVSAPVAAPVPVAPPTSTPASSPNGKASQTLLQLPDEVPDDLRQQLFSSGILNNADISILDYDKQGDIALENLPAEHLQHFYGAGGGAQIAETNKVLTVVKPNGDKVALSEKQLDRVKQSNSLPQKQDLDVKVVRYDAAQGQSVSDKYVRTDATVVTPVDLAERQQYNRYLPLKINGAQFPIPDSEELLGKRIVSVVVLAPVEAQNPAHSSSEARSADGKEVKFLGGELIKTLVKKPTKDNFKRWLEKESRTDLELQSVVLLVTKSTDASAEQEIFMYDIGTGSINRLNGELSSTFVNVAEENASSEDLEHAATLDPSSLESMMHLRRR comes from the exons ATGAGAACTCTGCCATATTTG TTGGCGCTGGCGCTGTTGGTCATTGGAGCCACGGCAACtgcctcatcctcatcctccaGCACCACCAGTACCACCACCTCGGCGAAGCCAAAAATAGAGAGCAAGCCAAAAGCAGAGCCGGAAAAGCCCACCAAACAGCCTTCACCCTCGGCATCGCCCTCCTCCAaggccaccaccaccaccacatcCACCACCCGCCAATCGAAGGCTTTGAAG CCGGGCGAGAATCGTGGCAAGAGAACGCTGTATGATTTTGGCAACGCTGGCTATCTGTATCCCGAAGTGGCCAGTAGGAGGGCTGGCTATGTGGATAACACGGCGAGTTATTATCCCCAGACTGGCTACTACAATGCCCAAAATGCAATTG CTCAATATCCCGGCAACTTTGGGCTCGCCTATGCCCAATACCCTCAGTATTTGGAGGCTCCGGAGCCCATCATCGAGATCATCATCAAGGATGCCAATGAGACGCTAGCCGAAGAGCCCGCCCAGCCCATTGTGACca aaaagaagaagaaggagaAGGTGCATGTGTTCTATGTGAACTACAAGAAGGATCAGAACAACAAGCTGCACTTGGAGTCGCCAATTGCCTCGCTGAACAACGATGACAAcgaggaggaagaggaggaggaggaggaggtcaTCCAGTATCCGGTCACTCCACTGCCACCTGTCAAGTCCACCACCCTGCGCACTATTATCCATCCGGACTCGGAGAAGTTCCACAGCAACTCCGGCATTCATGTGTCCTTCGGGGCGGAGAATCAGCACCAGACGGGTCACATTCTGGAGGAGCACGATGCCGAGAGCATCCAGCGTCAGGTGGTGGCCCTGCCGCCTTCGGTGTCCGCCAAATCGGAGGGTGGCTACTTGGGCAACACCCGAGCGGATTATGGGCGAGAGAGCAACTTTGGCCGGGCACCCGGACCCATTTCGAATCTCCTTTTTGGCAGCAACTACCAGCAACAGTCGCCCCTTAActtccagcagcaacagcaacagcagcagcagcagcaattgccCACGCAGCACGGCAACAACTACTTTAGGCCGCCGGCAGCCTTGGTGGGTCCACCTCCCAGTTACCCCAAGCCAGCAGCACAGGTGCAACAAcaagtgcagcagcaacatcgccCTAGCATCACACAGCAACAGTTGCCCTCCACCTCCTCACAGACGATTTTCAACAAGCTGGTGCAACAGTCGCAATACTATATCAACCACAACCAACAGTAcccacagcaacagcatcatcaacagcagcagcagcatcaccaacagcaacatcaacagcagcatcaacaacatcagcagcagcatcaacaacaTCAGCAGGCACCGCAGCAACACCTGCAACAGGCACCGCAGCAACACCTGCAACAGGcaccacagcaacagcaatatcAAAAACCACCCCACAAGCAGGTGCAAGTGCCATTCTTCCCCACAATTCCGCCGAAAAGCGTGACTCCAGCGCCATATCAGCCAGTTAAATTCCGTCCCACGCCAGCACCTGTGCCACAGCCGAaacccctgcccctgcccgtCAAGCTGGACAATGTCAactaccagcagcagcaacagcaacactatcagccacaacagcaacagaagtTGCCGCATCAGCAGCAATCATATCAGTTTGTGCGTCAACCTCAATTCGTGCAGCAGCCGCAGTTTGTGGTGCGTTCCCCGACACCACTGCCAGAATACTACTcccagcagaagcagcaggcgcagcagcaacatgcacAGCAGCAAAATCACCAGAGCGCTCTAAACTATTTCGACATCAAGCCTTCCAAGGAGACGGAGCTGCTGAAGTCCATTCCCAAGTTTGAGCAGCACATCACGGAGACTGTCCAGAATCCCATTGCTCCCGCCCAGCAACCACAGCAGCAAtatcagcagcaacatcagcagttTGCCTACAGCAGCACGCGAAATGAGGTGATCCACGATGTGCCCGCTCCCAATCTGGGACCCACTGCTCAGCAGCCCATCTCTGGTCACTACATAACGGCGGGCTCATCGAATGGCCAGCATTCCCAATCCCACTTCACCAGCTTTCCCAGCGAAGCTCCTTCCCAGCCTCCTGTCTATGCTGAATCCACTCATGGCCAAAAGGTGATGGTGGTGACGCCAGTGCCTCCATCCGCCAACTATGTGACTTACAGCCAGTACTCCCAGGCGGCCAATGAGCCGGTGGTGCATGTCAATGCCCAGTCCGCGGCTCTGCAGGCTCAGGCCAGCACCAACTTTGCCCAGCAGCCCAGGCAGCCAGCCACCTCACTGATCAGTGCTCCTGCGTCTAGTGATAACTCACCTTTCAGTGTGTCCACCTTCCACTCGGATGTGTTCAAGGAGCTGGAGCAGCGCAATAAGAAGGAGAAGCAGCAGGTTCAGGCTCCCAAAATAGTTTCAGCTCCAGTTGCAGCGCCCGTTCCCGTTGCTCCGCCCACTTCCACACCCGCCTCTTCGCCCAATGGCAAGGCCTCGCAAACGCTGCTCCAACTGCCCGACGAAGTGCCCGACGATCTCCGCCAGCAGCTCTTCTCCTCGGGCATCCTGAACAACGCAGATATCTCCATTCTGGACTACGACAAGCAGGGAGACATTGCCCTGGAGAACTTGCCCGCCGAGCATCTGCAGCACTTCTATGGAGCCGGTGGTGGCGCCCAGATTGCCGAGACCAACAAGGTGCTGACCGTGGTCAAGCCCAATGGCGACAAGGTGGCTCTCAGTGAGAAGCAACTGGACCGTGTGAAGCAGAGCAACTCGCTGCCCCAGAAGCAGGATCTCGACGTGAAGGTGGTGCGCTACGATGCCGCCCAAGGTCAGAGTGTGAGCGACAAGTACGTGCGCACCGATGCCACCGTGGTGACGCCAGTGGATTTGGCAGAGCGTCAGCAGTACAACCGCTATCTACCCCTGAAGATCAACGGCGCCCAGTTCCCCATTCCCGACAGCGAGGAGCTGCTGGGCAAGCGGATCGTCAGCGTGGTGGTGCTGGCTCCCGTCGAGGCCCAGAACCCGGCACACTCGAGCAGCGAGGCGCGCAGTGCCGACGGCAAGGAGGTCAAGTTCCTTGGCGGCGAGCTCATCAAGACGCTGGTGAAGAAGCCGACCAAGGATAACTTTAAGCGCTGGCTGGAGAAGGAGTCGCGCACGGATCTGGAACTGCAGTCTGTGGTTCTCCTGGTGACCAA ATCCACCGATGCCTCCGCGGAGCAGGAGATCTTCATGTACGACATTGGAACGGGCAGCATTAACCGACTGAATGGGGAGCTCTCTAGCACGTTCGTCAACGTGGCCGAGGAGAACGCGAGCAGCGAGGATCTGGAGCACGCCGCCACCTTGGACCCCAGTTCGCTGGAGTCCATGATGCATCTGCGCCGCAGATAG
- the LOC128254021 gene encoding uncharacterized protein LOC128254021, which translates to MALAWLVIFLSCFSQLSAQFFNNTLPKDIELQERLLRVLLRLNLEEEFNTVLVYGEECLFHLLLRHLGVPTILVASGSTNYDWSFSTSTLILACKSDAENEENSKTLLKLQINRRLIYVQNNTPPESVCNKYALKEQHNIAMVKSNFVQSDIIYSCRYFQTPNYEEKRFFEHQPIYIENFLNMLGSAIRTVPDLLVPRTMVYRDKKTGETKMQGYLANLIITYAQKLNASLEIVNITELGVEKASVLDITNWAKEDKLDIGTALSSSLQFKSLDVVWYPYLLTGYCLMVPVPAKLPYNLVYSMIVDPVVLSIIFVMLCVFSILITYTQNLSWRNLTLANVLLNDKSIRGLLGQSFPFPPNPSKHLKLIIFVLCFASVMITTMYEAYLQSYFTRPPSEPYIRSFRDIGNFSHRMAISRVEVNVLTSLNNSHFREIKKDQLLIYEDWSEYLGLRDSFNTSLIFPVSVDRWTTYEEQQKLFAEPAFYLATDLCFNRLMFFSPPMRRHLPHRHLFDAHMMRQHEFGMVGFWKRQSFLVMVQLGLGSLKDLSHKRDIAESLLLDDISWILKLYLGAMALSVCCFVLELSRCSERWSRFWRPRR; encoded by the coding sequence ATGGCTCTGGCATGGCTTGTCATTTTTCTCAGCTGCTTTAGCCAGTTGAGTGCCCAGTTTTTCAATAACACTCTTCCCAAAGATATTGAGTTACAGGAGAGGTTACTACGAGTACTATTACGACTTAATTTGGAAGAAGAGTTCAATACTGTGCTGGTCTACGGAGAAGAATGTCTGTTCCACTTATTGCTGAGACACTTGGGAGTACCCACAATACTTGTGGCTTCGGGAAGCACAAATTACGATTGGAGTTTCAGCACCTCGACCCTAATACTAGCTTGTAAATCTGATGCGGAGAACGAGGAGAATTCCAAAACCCTACTGAAGTTGCAAATAAACAGAAGGCTTATTTATGTGCAAAATAATACTCCCCCTGAATCTGTTTGCAACAAATACGCCCTCAAGGAGCAACATAACATTGCCATGGTCAAGTCTAACTTTGTGCAGTCGGATATCATTTACTCCTGTCGCTACTTTCAGACACCCAACTATGAAGAGAAACGCTTCTTTGAGCATCAACCCATCTATATTGAGAACTTTCTGAATATGCTTGGATCTGCCATAAGAACTGTGCCGGACCTTTTGGTGCCGCGAACTATGGTTTATCGGGATAAGAAGACAGGCGAGACTAAAATGCAGGGTTACCTGGCCAACTTGATAATTACCTACGCGCAGAAACTGAACGCCAGTCTGGAGATTGTAAACATAACTGAGCTGGGCGTCGAGAAGGCCAGTGTTTTGGACATTACAAACTGGGCTAAGGAGGATAAGCTCGACATTGGCACCGCCTTGTCCAGTTCCTTGCAGTTCAAGAGCTTGGATGTCGTGTGGTATCCCTACTTGCTAACCGGCTACTGTCTGATGGTTCCAGTGCCCGCCAAGCTGCCCTACAACCTGGTCTATTCGATGATTGTGGATCCGGTGGTGCTCAGCATTATCTTTGTGATGTTGTGCGTGTTCTCGATTCTGATTACTTACACCCAAAACCTTTCGTGGCGCAACCTCACTCTGGCCAACGTCCTGCTGAATGACAAAAGTATCCGTGGTCTCTTGGGTCAATCGTTTCCGTTTCCCCCGAACCCAAGCAAACACCTCAAGCTGATCATCTTTGTGCTGTGCTTCGCCAGCGTTATGATCACCACCATGTACGAGGCCTATTTGCAATCCTATTTCACCCGTCCGCCGTCTGAGCCATATATTCGTTCCTTCCGGGACATTGGCAACTTTTCGCATCGCATGGCAATTAGCAGGGTGGAGGTGAATGTGCTTACCTCGCTAAACAACTCGCATTTTCGGGAAATAAAGAAGGACCAGCTGCTAATCTACGAAGACTGGTCGGAGTACCTAGGGCTGCGTGACTCCTTCAACACGAGTCTCATCTTTCCGGTGTCCGTGGACCGCTGGACCACCTACGAAGAGCAACAGAAGCTCTTTGCGGAACCTGCCTTCTATCTGGCCACCGACCTCTGCTTCAACCGCCTCATGTTCTTTAGTCCCCCGATGCGGCGGCACTTGCCACATCGCCACCTCTTCGATGCACACATGATGCGACAGCATGAGTTTGGCATGGTGGGGTTCTGGAAGAGACAGAGCTTCCTTGTGATGGTTCAGCTGGGCCTGGGATCCCTGAAGGACCTAAGTCACAAGAGGGACATTGCGGAGAGTCTTTTGCTGGACGATATCTCCTGGATACTGAAGCTTTATCTGGGAGCCATGGCTCTGAGTGTTTGCTGCTTCGTATTGGAGCTATCGCGATGCAGTGAGAGGTGGAGTCGTTTTTGGAGACCTAGAAGGTGA
- the LOC128254022 gene encoding uncharacterized protein LOC128254022, which yields MVGLTILILCLGQIRGHFPVLPTQSEQDLEKGLFNLLLKLNHEELFETLLVYGEDCVFHALSRRLEVPTVLVSSGSTSFDWSFSSLTLILSCGPDDERESIFRTLIKLQRNKRLIYLPKDTQPDSVCDSYLQKEQYNVAMVMEDFNKTGVIYTCRFFPYLEIEEVGLSDSKPIYIEHFRNMHGKPITAMADLVPPRSMLYLDKRSGKRKLTGYLGNLINSFTQKVNASLQFEILSTQVSFTEIIRRVRQEELDIGISLEASMFSAGFDTTTYPFLLTSYCLMLQFPSKLPINRVFAIIIDRRVLSIILVIFCLLSLLLIYSQKMSWQNLSLPNILLNDITLRGLLGQSHPFPSNASKHLRMIFCILCFASMMMTTMYDAYLQSFFTNPPSENPVRSFKNIGKLKQKLAITAMEARSLSFVNNSQFCEINTDDIQIIDGWKDFLKMRDSLNISYSYVVTEDSWIIYAEQQKIFKKPVFYYAGDLCFSRQVFMSIPMRKYLPYRHIFEEHMMRQQEFGLVSYWRSRSFFEMVRLGITPLKDLSPPTVYDQGLLLQDVSSIMKMYVAAMLLSIFCFLFEILSRRDRWTSVAEQHKIFKKPAFYYATDLCSSRLIFLSIPLRKYMPYRHLFEEHIMRQHEFGLVNHWMANSFLDKDRMGITPFKDLSPPTRQEASLVVEDITWFLKLYVASMVFSIFCFLSDIFSKSEKWRRWRGITK from the exons ATGGTTGGGCTAACAATTCTTATCCTCTGCCTTGGACAAATCAGAGGTCACTTCCCGGTTCTTCCCACGCAAAGTGAACAAGACCTAGAAAAGGGATTATTTAACCTccttttaaaactaaatcatGAAGAATTATTTGAAACACTGCTGGTCTATGGAGAGGACTGCGTTTTCCATGCGCTATCCAGACGTTTGGAGGTGCCCACAGTGCTGGTGTCTTCGGGGAGCACCAGTTTTGATTGGAGCTTCAGTAGCCTAACTTTGATACTTAGTTGTGGTCCAGACGATGAAAGGGAATCGATCTTCCGCACACTCATTAAACTTCAAAGGAATAAGCGCCTGATTTACCTACCAAAGGATACGCAGCCAGACTCTGTGTGTGATAGCTATTTACAGAAAGAGCAATACAATGTAGCCATGGTGATGGAGGACTTTAACAAGACGGGAGTGATATACACCTGTCGGTTTTTTCCATATCTCGAAATTGAAGAAGTAGGTCTAAGTGATAGTAAGCCCATTTACATTGAACACTTTCGAAACATGCACGGAAAGCCCATCACAGCAATGGCAGATCTAGTGCCTCCCCGATCCATGCTGTATTTAGATAAAAGGAGCGGAAAAAGGAAACTGACAGGCTATCTGGGCAATCTGATAAATAGCTTTACACAAAAAGTTAATGCCTCCTTGCAATTTGAAATTCTAAGCACGCAAGTCAGCTTTACAGAAATAATAAGGAGGGTAAGACAAGAGGAGCTTGACATCGGCATTTCTTTGGAGGCCTCAATGTTTTCAGCTGGCTTTGACACAACCACTTACCCATTCTTGCTAACCAGCTACTGTTTGATGCTTCAGTTTCCCTCAAAGTTGCCAATTAACCGGGTATTTGCAATCATCATAGATCGTCGCGTGCTCAGTATTATCTTAGTGATTTTCTGTCTGCTTTCCTTGTTGCTTATTTACAGTCAGAAAATGTCGTGGCAGAATCTGAGCTTACCCAATATCCTGCTTAATGACATAACACTGCGTGGCCTCTTGGGTCAATCACATCCGTTCCCCTCCAATGCCAGCAAACATTTGAGGATGATTTTCTGCATCTTGTGCTTCGCCAGCATGATGATGACCACCATGTATGATGCCTATCTCCAATCCTTCTTCACCAATCCGCCATCGGAAAATCCTGTTCGTTCCTTCAAgaatattggaaaacttaaGCAAAAGCTGGCGATCACCGCAATGGAAGCGAGATCGCTGAGCTTTGTCAACAATTCACAATTTTGCGAAATCAACACAGATGACATTCAAATCATTGACGGATGGaaggattttttaaaaatgcgcGACTCGCTTAACATTAGCTACAGTTATGTGGTGACAGAAGATAGCTGGATCATCTATGCCGAGCAGCAAAAAATCTTCAAAAAGCCAGTTTTTTACTACGCAGGGGATCTCTGCTTTTCCCGTCAGGTGTTCATGTCCATTCCCATGCGAAAATACTTGCCGTATCGACACATCTTCGAGGAACACATGATGCGGCAACAAGAGTTCGGATTGGTGAGCTACTGGAGGAGTCGCAGCTTCTTCGAGATGGTGCGACTAGGCATAACGCCCCTCAAGGACCTAAGTCCGCCCACAGTGTATGATCAAGGCCTACTGCTCCAAGATGTGTCCTCTATTATGAAAATGTATGTCGCCGCCATGCTGCTCAGCATTTTCTGCTTTTTATTCGAAATATTAAGCAGAA GAGATCGTTGGACTTCCGTTGCGGAGCAACATAAAATCTTCAAGAAGCCAGCTTTTTATTACGCGACTGACCTTTGCTCCTCACGTTTGATATTCTTGTCCATTCCCCTTCGTAAATATATGCCATATCGCCATCTCTTCGAGGAACACATAATGCGACAGCACGAGTTCGGATTGGTGAACCACTGGATGGCAAACAGCTTCCTGGACAAGGATAGAATGGGCATAACACCCTTCAAGGACCTTAGTCCTCCAACAAGGCAAGAAGCAAGTTTAGTTGTGGAAGATATTACCTGGTTTCTGAAACTTTATGTTGCCAGCATGGTGTTCAGCATTTTCTGCTTTTTATCTGATATTTTTAGTAAAAGTGAGAAGTGGAGACGCTGGCGGGGAATAACAAAGTAA